Proteins found in one Aneurinibacillus uraniidurans genomic segment:
- a CDS encoding lysophospholipid acyltransferase family protein, whose amino-acid sequence MAGRVYTFWRRVARILLAGGYRFRVLGQENVPDSGPLVLCCNHISNWDPITLGSGLERQVFFMAKEELFHVPIAGKLARECGAFPVKRGAGDRQAIRKALELLQEGHAVGIFPEGTRNLQADGTMREVQPGAAMIALKSGARVVPVAIIGAYRLFRPITIIYGKPFDLAAETAGENNTERMHHAATIIQREIQSLLDIHRNA is encoded by the coding sequence ATGGCAGGCAGGGTGTATACGTTCTGGCGTCGCGTCGCTAGGATACTTCTTGCTGGTGGCTATCGCTTCCGGGTGCTTGGTCAGGAGAATGTTCCGGATAGCGGTCCGCTTGTGCTTTGCTGCAACCACATCAGCAACTGGGACCCGATTACGCTTGGCTCAGGCCTTGAGCGCCAGGTGTTTTTTATGGCGAAGGAAGAATTGTTCCATGTGCCGATTGCCGGCAAGCTGGCCCGAGAATGTGGAGCTTTCCCGGTCAAGCGTGGCGCAGGGGATCGCCAGGCAATTCGCAAGGCGCTTGAACTTCTGCAGGAAGGGCATGCGGTAGGAATTTTTCCGGAAGGAACGCGTAATCTGCAGGCGGATGGCACGATGCGGGAAGTACAGCCAGGTGCTGCCATGATTGCACTGAAATCAGGTGCACGCGTGGTGCCCGTCGCGATCATTGGCGCATATCGCTTATTTCGGCCTATTACGATCATTTATGGCAAACCGTTCGACTTAGCAGCTGAAACTGCTGGTGAGAATAATACGGAGCGTATGCATCATGCGGCCACCATCATTCAGCGGGAAATCCAATCTCTTCTGGATATACATAGGAATGCATAG
- the cmk gene encoding (d)CMP kinase: MNVKIAIDGPAGAGKSTVARRVAEQLGMLYIDTGAMYRALTYMALRTSCSLTDEQTLRALLDQMKLVLDVTADGQRVYVNEEDVTDPIRTPDVTGHVSTVAAHPAVREKMTELQREMARSRSVVMDGRDIGTHVLPDAEVKIFLTASIEERAERRLRELEQRGIPADREQLMADIAERDRKDSEREIAPLKQAKDAILLDTTGLGIDQVVESIVALYEEQVGERA, from the coding sequence ATGAATGTGAAGATTGCAATTGACGGACCGGCTGGGGCCGGCAAAAGTACCGTAGCACGCCGTGTTGCGGAACAGCTCGGCATGCTTTATATTGACACGGGAGCGATGTATCGTGCGCTCACGTATATGGCACTTCGTACATCATGCTCGCTGACAGATGAGCAAACACTGCGGGCTCTCTTAGATCAGATGAAGCTTGTACTCGACGTTACAGCAGACGGACAGCGGGTGTATGTGAATGAAGAAGATGTCACGGACCCGATTCGCACACCGGATGTGACAGGGCATGTATCTACCGTAGCCGCTCATCCAGCTGTACGAGAGAAGATGACGGAGCTGCAGCGGGAGATGGCTCGTTCCCGAAGTGTTGTAATGGATGGGCGTGATATTGGGACCCATGTACTACCGGATGCTGAGGTTAAGATTTTCTTAACGGCGTCAATTGAAGAGCGAGCGGAGCGCCGTCTGCGCGAACTCGAGCAGCGTGGGATACCGGCTGATCGTGAACAGCTGATGGCCGATATTGCTGAGCGTGATCGCAAGGATAGTGAGCGTGAGATCGCACCGCTTAAGCAGGCGAAAGATGCGATTTTGCTTGATACAACGGGTCTTGGGATTGATCAGGTTGTGGAGAGTATCGTCGCTTTGTACGAAGAGCAGGTCGGAGAGCGAGCGTAA
- the rpsA gene encoding 30S ribosomal protein S1 translates to MVEENQNELNAQLEVAVDQVLTGTVSKVDEKQALIDVGYKYEGILPISEVSSLHIDKVADVLSEGQEIQVKVIRLDAEKDEMIVSKRAVDAVQAWDELQRKHEAGEVFEVTIADIVKGGLVVDLGVRGFVPASHVERHFVEDFADYKDKTLSVKVIELDKEKNKVILSHRAVLEEEVNKQKGQVLENLQAGSVIEGTVQRLTDFGAFVDVGGVDGLVHISEIAWSHVDKPSDVLKEGDKVTVKILKIDKENERISLSIKAAQAGPWEQAAQSFKIGAVIKGTVKRLVSFGAFVEVAPGVEGLVHISQIANRHIGTPDEVLKEGEEVNVKVLDINPDEERMSLSIREVQEEKQKQDTKKVVAQYQAEENAGMGVTLGDQFGDLLKKFKS, encoded by the coding sequence ATGGTAGAGGAAAATCAAAACGAATTGAATGCTCAGCTTGAAGTAGCAGTAGATCAAGTGCTGACCGGCACTGTTTCCAAAGTGGACGAGAAGCAAGCTTTGATTGATGTAGGCTATAAATATGAAGGCATTCTTCCGATTAGTGAAGTATCCAGCCTGCATATTGATAAAGTAGCTGATGTTCTGTCCGAGGGCCAAGAAATCCAGGTTAAAGTCATCCGTCTTGATGCAGAAAAAGATGAGATGATCGTGTCCAAACGAGCTGTTGATGCGGTGCAGGCATGGGATGAGCTTCAACGTAAGCATGAAGCAGGCGAAGTGTTTGAGGTAACAATCGCAGATATCGTAAAAGGCGGCCTTGTAGTAGACCTCGGCGTACGCGGTTTTGTTCCAGCTTCCCATGTTGAGCGTCATTTTGTAGAAGATTTCGCAGATTACAAAGACAAAACGTTGTCTGTGAAAGTCATTGAGCTCGACAAGGAGAAGAACAAGGTTATTCTCTCACACCGTGCTGTGCTTGAAGAAGAAGTAAACAAACAAAAAGGTCAAGTGCTTGAGAATTTGCAGGCAGGTTCTGTAATCGAAGGAACAGTGCAGCGTCTGACAGACTTTGGCGCATTTGTGGATGTTGGCGGGGTTGATGGTCTTGTACACATCTCGGAAATCGCTTGGAGCCATGTGGATAAACCGTCCGATGTTCTCAAAGAAGGGGATAAAGTAACAGTAAAAATCCTCAAGATTGACAAGGAAAATGAGCGCATCAGCCTTAGCATAAAAGCGGCGCAGGCAGGTCCGTGGGAACAAGCTGCGCAGAGTTTCAAAATTGGCGCTGTTATAAAAGGAACAGTGAAGCGCCTCGTAAGCTTTGGTGCATTCGTTGAAGTAGCACCGGGCGTAGAAGGCCTTGTACACATTTCTCAAATTGCGAATCGTCACATTGGTACGCCAGATGAAGTACTGAAAGAGGGCGAAGAAGTGAATGTAAAAGTTCTGGATATCAATCCAGATGAAGAGCGCATGAGCTTAAGCATTCGCGAAGTGCAAGAAGAGAAACAAAAACAAGATACAAAGAAAGTTGTAGCCCAGTATCAAGCAGAAGAAAATGCAGGCATGGGTGTAACACTTGGTGACCAATTCGGTGACCTGCTCAAAAAATTTAAATCTTAA